A stretch of Aerococcaceae bacterium zg-252 DNA encodes these proteins:
- the coaBC gene encoding bifunctional phosphopantothenoylcysteine decarboxylase/phosphopantothenate--cysteine ligase CoaBC has product MLTGKKIGLFITGGIAAYKMAELSRQFIKKGAEVRVVMSQAACEFITPLTMQTLTKQPVLVDVFDEKDPATVQHIHMADWCDYVVVAPATANSIAKMAQGIGDDIVSTTLLAVHCPRLIVPAMNSNMYLNPATQRNLAQLKEDGYDVMTPDTGFLAEGYSGIGRLPELTAIVEQLEWLIAKTTLPQVLNGKKVVISAGGTRERIDPVRYISNDSTGKMGYAMARAARDLGANVTLVSTVPQLTTPQGVTVHYVASAQEMMNEMVTQLEQQDIFVMTAAVSDYRVAEIAEQKIKKQAGQQGLQLNLIENPDILAHLGHHKKSGQLVIGFAAETQDVENYAMKKLAKKQADWIIANDVSRKDIGFNSDANQVTLISRHQEPITSPFADKLSLSHYIWQMIMASETENK; this is encoded by the coding sequence ATGTTAACAGGAAAAAAAATTGGATTGTTTATTACTGGTGGTATTGCTGCCTATAAAATGGCAGAATTATCTCGTCAATTCATCAAAAAAGGGGCAGAAGTTCGTGTGGTGATGTCGCAAGCCGCATGCGAATTTATCACTCCATTGACTATGCAAACATTGACCAAGCAGCCAGTGTTAGTCGATGTGTTTGATGAAAAAGACCCCGCCACAGTGCAGCATATTCATATGGCAGACTGGTGTGACTATGTGGTAGTAGCCCCAGCGACTGCTAATAGTATAGCGAAAATGGCACAAGGCATTGGGGACGATATTGTTTCAACCACCTTACTCGCTGTTCATTGTCCACGATTGATTGTGCCAGCGATGAATTCCAATATGTACTTAAATCCAGCGACGCAACGAAATTTGGCACAGTTAAAGGAAGACGGTTATGATGTGATGACACCGGATACTGGTTTTTTAGCTGAGGGTTACAGTGGTATTGGACGTTTGCCTGAATTGACGGCGATTGTCGAGCAACTCGAATGGTTGATTGCGAAAACGACTTTGCCACAAGTATTGAACGGTAAAAAAGTAGTTATATCAGCTGGGGGTACACGTGAACGCATTGACCCAGTGCGTTATATTTCCAATGATTCGACAGGGAAAATGGGTTACGCAATGGCTCGTGCTGCACGTGATTTGGGTGCGAATGTGACGTTAGTGTCGACAGTACCACAATTGACAACACCACAAGGGGTGACAGTTCACTATGTTGCTAGTGCACAGGAAATGATGAATGAAATGGTAACTCAGTTGGAGCAACAAGATATTTTCGTGATGACAGCAGCCGTCAGTGATTATCGTGTCGCAGAGATTGCTGAACAAAAAATTAAAAAACAGGCTGGACAGCAAGGCTTGCAATTGAATTTAATTGAGAATCCCGATATATTAGCCCATTTAGGACATCACAAAAAGTCAGGACAATTAGTTATTGGCTTTGCTGCTGAAACGCAAGACGTTGAAAATTATGCAATGAAAAAATTGGCGAAGAAACAAGCTGATTGGATTATTGCCAATGATGTATCAAGAAAAGATATTGGATTTAATAGTGATGCAAATCAAGTGACCTTGATTAGTCGACATCAAGAGCCAATCACGTCGCCTTTTGCAGACAAATTATCCTTGTCACACTATATTTGGCAAATGATTATGGCGAGTGAAACAGAAAATAAATAA
- a CDS encoding TrkH family potassium uptake protein yields the protein MRLLLNRLTIPQRLTASFVIVIFCGSILLSLPIFHTGNVGTTYLDHLFTTVSMVCVTGLTVITVADTYNLFGQMLCIVLMQIGGLGLLTLLAASTFYLKQKLSLKDQYTLQSSFSHESNQDLKALLRSIYRFTAIVELGAALLLMIDFIPKYGIFHGAFNAIFIAVSAFCNAGFDNVGSISMQGEVLNPLVNGVLALLIISGSMGFIVWFELIELVKEYWHSKPRVWRLVSRKMTSHTKLVLYSTLILLAMGTVTTWLTELHNPATIQPYAWWQQGMVSFFQSVTMRTAGFSTLDYSLTKPSTNFLYMIQMIIGGAPGGTAGGMKITTAAVLLLIFRSELRGLNGIQFQRRTIHSVIIRQTVSIVIFFFSVLITGYVLLLITQPDLEPFALLFEAFSALATVGVTMNVTTQLSVTGKMIIMLLMFIGRVGPTTVLLSLAIKAKKEVRYANTNVYLG from the coding sequence CTGGAAATGTTGGAACGACCTATTTAGACCATTTATTTACGACTGTTTCAATGGTTTGTGTTACAGGGTTAACGGTGATTACTGTGGCAGATACTTATAATTTATTCGGTCAGATGCTATGTATAGTATTGATGCAAATAGGAGGTTTGGGTCTACTTACTTTGCTAGCAGCGAGTACGTTTTATTTAAAGCAAAAATTATCATTAAAAGACCAATACACCTTGCAATCCAGCTTTAGTCATGAGTCCAATCAAGATTTAAAGGCTTTATTGCGTTCAATCTATCGATTCACAGCTATTGTTGAATTAGGGGCAGCATTATTACTGATGATTGATTTTATTCCTAAATATGGAATCTTTCATGGAGCATTTAATGCGATTTTTATTGCTGTATCAGCATTTTGTAATGCCGGTTTTGATAATGTGGGTAGTATTAGTATGCAAGGAGAAGTACTAAATCCTTTAGTAAATGGAGTGCTAGCACTCTTAATTATTTCAGGAAGTATGGGATTTATCGTTTGGTTTGAATTAATCGAATTGGTAAAAGAATATTGGCATTCAAAACCACGTGTTTGGCGATTAGTTTCACGCAAAATGACCAGTCATACTAAACTCGTTTTGTATTCAACACTAATTTTATTGGCAATGGGAACTGTCACAACATGGCTGACGGAACTACATAATCCTGCTACGATTCAACCGTATGCTTGGTGGCAGCAAGGAATGGTAAGTTTTTTTCAAAGCGTTACAATGCGAACAGCTGGTTTTTCGACGCTTGACTATTCATTGACTAAACCGAGTACTAATTTTCTTTATATGATACAAATGATTATTGGTGGTGCTCCTGGTGGAACTGCTGGGGGAATGAAAATTACGACTGCTGCCGTATTATTATTAATTTTTCGCTCTGAACTGCGAGGATTAAATGGCATACAGTTTCAGCGTCGTACAATTCATTCAGTAATTATTCGTCAAACGGTATCCATTGTCATTTTCTTTTTTAGTGTGTTAATTACTGGATATGTATTATTGCTCATAACGCAACCGGATTTGGAGCCGTTCGCTTTATTATTTGAGGCCTTTAGTGCCTTAGCAACGGTTGGCGTGACAATGAATGTAACGACGCAATTGTCCGTTACAGGTAAAATGATTATTATGCTCTTAATGTTTATTGGAAGAGTTGGACCGACTACGGTGTTATTGAGTTTAGCAATTAAAGCGAAAAAAGAAGTGCGTTATGCGAATACAAATGTTTATTTAGGATAA